The following coding sequences lie in one Brettanomyces bruxellensis chromosome 6, complete sequence genomic window:
- the IPP1 gene encoding Inorganic pyrophosphatase — translation MAYGTRQIGSKNTLGYTVYIEKDGKPVSPFHDIPLYADESKKIYNMVVEIPRWTNAKMEINKDEKLNPIKQDVKKGKVRFVRNCFPHHGYIHNYGAFPQTWEDPNVVNPETHAKGDNDPLDVCEIGEAVGYTGEVKQVKVLGVMALLDDGETDWKVIVIDVHDPLAPKLNDIEDVEKHLPGLLRATNEWFRIYKIPDGKPENQFAFSGECKNKKYAEEVIDECSNAWKLLIGGKSKDDKGIALANTTLSGTQTYTADAGIPPAHPLADTPIDKSVDKWFFISGSA, via the coding sequence ATGGCATACGGAACTAGACAAATCGGATCCAAGAACACTCTTGGCTATACCGTGTACATCGAGAAAGATGGAAAGCCAGTTTCTCCTTTCCATGACATCCCATTGTATGCAGATGAATCAAAGAAGATCTACAACATGGTTGTGGAAATTCCAAGATGGACCAACGCTAAGATGGAGATCAACAAGGATGAGAAGTTGAACCCAATCAAGCAGGATGTTAAGAAGGGAAAAGTTAGATTCGTCAGAAACTGTTTCCCACATCATGGTTACATCCACAACTATGGTGCTTTCCCACAAACCTGGGAAGACCCTAATGTCGTGAACCCAGAGACTCACGCCAAGGGTGATAACGATCCATTGGATGTTTGTGAGATTGGTGAGGCTGTTGGATACACCGGAGAAGTTAAGCAAGTGAAAGTTTTGGGTGTGATGGCACTTTTGGATGATGGTGAGACTGACTGGAAGGTTATCGTCATTGACGTTCATGACCCACTTGCTCCAAAGTTGAACGACATCGAAGATGTCGAGAAGCACCTCCCAGGTTTGCTCAGAGCCACCAACGAGTGGTTTAGAATCTACAAGATTCCAGATGGAAAGCCTGAGAACCAGTTTGCTTTCTCTGGTGAGTGCAAGAACAAGAAGTACGCTGAGGAGGTTATTGACGAGTGCAGCAACGCCTGGAAGCTTCTTATTGGCGGAAAGTCTAAGGATGACAAGGGAATTGCTTTGGCTAACACCACTTTGAGCGGTACTCAGACATACACCGCGGATGCCGGAATTCCACCAGCCCACCCACTCGCTGACACTCCAATCGACAAGTCTGTTGACAAGTGGTTCTTCATTTCTGGCTCTGCTTAA
- a CDS encoding uncharacterized protein (BUSCO:EOG09263FKC): MPLKTDAIFKSGYIDEFDIELVNQSMTFDTTDMHVQGTCDLFTTKPIGIDRKLYKRLDRRYSASRHDTSSSEDEYSKEHRDSIGRSNSDSKMIEKPMIRSLTEKKSMEELKKKTGDSTSVQEQKSKETPNNVTVDGTKAGEHGQFISPQFMQLKKRSYSYSYPYKRSQLAKFLLNSNISGKHGRERGHGMGILGSGNSIHSENGTKPRSKSFHYSMTGNSGEALDLLRSNRDTDTMDYYSPFGPLSRQSSRRLFAYLIAILNSTYPDHDFSLVQPTNFTLLTSPEVLIKRVNSLLISLGKSKGLDWIWQTIDTHMDVAQCTCFQYEPEQSFLGDLPGTLWCNMYFMYNKKRKRVAFLYFRATTLQAVKSGSTASLSTDERRDGRTGGSSVDEEYDLRDETRFSRNTNSPIYEDVFDEDDEDNPADLDGHEVSGDPKSQSQETADGKLIDKEDLEEVDEEENEDRVGDSDSDYAMDEDELANENQDDEDDYGNSAEIMTDGMDIS, from the exons ATGCCATTAAAAACCGATGCAATTTTTAAAAGTGGT tatattgatgaatttgataTTGAACTGGTGAACCAGTCGATGACGTTCGATACGACAGATATGCACGTACAGGGAACATGCGACTTGTTCACGACAAAGCCAATTGGGATAGATCGCAAGCTCTATAAAAGGCTTGATAGGCGATATTCAGCTTCAAGACACGATACGTCCAGTTCTGAGGATGAGTATTCGAAAGAACATAGGGACTCAATTGGGCGGTCGAATAGTGACTCGAAGATGATAGAGAAACCGATGATTCGGAGTTTGACcgagaaaaagagcatgGAGgagttgaaaaagaaaactggAGACAGCACGAGTGTACAGGagcagaaaagcaaagaaacACCGAATAATGTGACGGTGGATGGTACCAAAGCTGGAGAACACGGCCAGTTTATCAGTCCGCAGTTTATGCAGCTGAAAAAGCGTTCTTACAGTTATTCGTACCCGTACAAACGGTCGCAATTGGCGAAATTTCTGCTGAATAGCAACATTTCCGGCAAGCACGGACGAGAAAGAGGTCATGGGATGGGGATATTGGGATCCGGCAACTCTATCCACTCCGAGAATGGCACCAAACCGCGTTCGAAGTCTTTCCACTACTCGATGACAGGAAATAGTGGTGAAGCTTTGGATTTGCTAAGGTCCAACCGAGATACAGATACAATGGACTATTATTCGCCGTTTGGACCACTTAGCAGGCAGTCGTCGAGACGGCTTTTCGCGTATTTGATTGCAATTCTCAACTCGACGTATCCGGACCACGATTTTTCGCTGGTGCAACCGACAAACTTCACACTTTTAACATCGCCAGAGGTGCTCATAAAGCGTGTGAACTCACTGCTTATATCATTGGGCAAGTCGAAGGGATTAGACTGGATCTGGCAAACTATAGACACGCACATGGATGTTGCACAGTGCACGTGCTTCCAGTATGAGCCTGAGCAGTCGTTTTTGGGCGATCTTCCCGGTACTCTGTGGTGTAATATGTACTTCATGTACAACAAGAAACGCAAAAGAGttgcttttctttacttCCGGGCCACAACTCTTCAAGCTGTCAAAAGCGGGTCTACTGCAAGTCTCAGCACTGATGAAAGGAGAGATGGGCGTACAGGTGGCTCAAGTGTGgatgaagaatatgattTGCGTGATGAGACGAGATTTTCTCGCAATACCAACAGCCCGATATATGAAGAtgtatttgatgaagatgacgaGGACAATCCTGCGGATTTGGATGGCCACGAGGTGTCTGGAGATCCTAAAAGCCAATCACAAGAGACCGCCGATGGAAAATTGattgataaagaagatctggaagaagttgatgaagaagaaaatgaagatagGGTAGGAGACTCTGATTCAGACTATGCAatggatgaggatgagcTTGCAAATGAGAAccaggatgatgaagatgactATGGGAACTCGGCTGAGATTATGACTGACGGCATGGATATAAGTTGA